From a region of the Nocardioides ginsengisegetis genome:
- a CDS encoding aminotransferase class IV, with amino-acid sequence MRAWMNGEVLSDPTAPAVGVTDHGLTVGDGVFEAVKVVDGQPFALTLHLERLARSAAGLALPEVDTDAVRRGVAAVLEGQELRLGRIRITYTGGPAPLGSGRGDAPPTLIVVADAMGEWPETTRVATVPYPRNERGALAGLKTTSYAENVVALAAAHERGASEAIFANTAGNLCEGTGTNVFYVLDGELRTPTLASGCLAGVTRALLLEWYGGREVDEPIEVVERASEVFLVSTTRDVQAVSHWDGIELPAPGPVTLEAIATWRKREPELLGS; translated from the coding sequence ATGCGCGCCTGGATGAACGGTGAAGTCCTGTCCGACCCGACCGCCCCGGCCGTCGGAGTGACCGATCACGGGCTCACCGTGGGCGACGGAGTCTTCGAGGCGGTCAAGGTCGTCGACGGCCAGCCGTTCGCCCTGACGCTCCACCTGGAGCGACTCGCGCGCTCCGCCGCGGGTCTCGCGCTGCCGGAGGTCGACACCGACGCCGTACGACGTGGGGTGGCCGCCGTGCTCGAGGGCCAGGAGCTGCGGTTGGGTCGGATCCGGATCACCTACACGGGCGGGCCGGCGCCGCTGGGCTCCGGTCGTGGCGACGCGCCCCCGACCCTGATCGTCGTCGCGGACGCGATGGGGGAGTGGCCCGAGACGACGCGCGTGGCGACCGTGCCCTACCCGCGCAACGAGCGGGGCGCACTGGCCGGTCTGAAGACCACGTCGTACGCCGAGAACGTCGTCGCGCTGGCCGCCGCCCACGAGCGGGGCGCGAGCGAGGCGATCTTCGCCAACACCGCCGGCAACCTCTGCGAGGGCACCGGCACCAACGTCTTCTACGTGCTCGACGGCGAGCTGCGGACGCCGACGCTGGCGAGCGGCTGCCTGGCCGGCGTGACACGGGCGCTGCTGCTCGAGTGGTACGGGGGTCGGGAGGTCGACGAGCCGATCGAGGTCGTCGAGCGGGCCAGCGAGGTCTTCCTCGTCTCGACCACCCGCGACGTGCAGGCCGTCTCGCACTGGGACGGCATCGAGCTGCCCGCGCCCGGGCCGGTCACGCTCGAGGCGATCGCGACCTGGCGCAAGCGTGAGCCGGAGCTACTGGGCAGCTGA
- a CDS encoding SsgA family sporulation/cell division regulator, which translates to MTQQPVPQQPMSQALSQELTLHCLDGRGRSLELAASFGYDPRDPYAVWITFPNPAGDVRWAMSRSTLRRGMTDPAGQGDLQAWPSIDEDGRAVVVLEFQSPDGRLVAQAHTDAVHQFLTRSLALVPAGTESEHLDLDGLVAALLGSAAQ; encoded by the coding sequence ATGACCCAGCAGCCCGTCCCACAGCAACCGATGTCCCAGGCGCTGTCGCAGGAGCTGACCCTGCACTGCCTCGACGGCCGCGGCCGCAGCCTCGAGCTCGCCGCATCGTTCGGCTACGACCCGCGCGACCCGTACGCCGTGTGGATCACGTTCCCCAACCCGGCCGGTGACGTGCGGTGGGCGATGAGCCGCTCCACCCTGCGCCGCGGCATGACCGACCCGGCCGGCCAGGGCGACCTCCAGGCGTGGCCAAGCATCGACGAGGACGGCCGCGCCGTGGTCGTGCTCGAGTTCCAATCCCCCGACGGCCGCCTGGTCGCCCAGGCGCACACCGACGCGGTGCACCAGTTCCTGACCCGCTCCCTGGCCCTGGTCCCGGCCGGGACCGAGAGCGAGCACCTCGACCTCGACGGGCTCGTGGCGGCACTGCTCGGCTCAGCTGCCCAGTAG